From Streptomyces chrestomyceticus JCM 4735, one genomic window encodes:
- a CDS encoding maleylpyruvate isomerase family mycothiol-dependent enzyme, which produces MGAGGRSGRGGRGGAGGSGGPGGTGGPGDAGGTGGTGGRSGGPGEPDDPAGLGEPGGADGPSAVHEEISALLAAWALGADMPGDDARVRGHLHDCAPCAAEARRLRETARLLDEPAPGGTGRGAGRKANAGLARGRLMAAARAARPGQVPPAVHAAPYAGAVACLDALLRELDQAPERWGTPVVHDWDVQGTVAHLVAADEVLAERLGLAPVTEAGTGLGPVPGARPPEGYGPEAGTDPDALSAGRAAGARAPWEVRWAARTHEVVTYEHTRPPAETREAWRTQAHGLLALPEAGDEQLAAMATTLMGLRLPVADHYVIRAFETWVHTRDIGRALGRTVPPPLPEHLQRFLGLAVRVLDLALGPDAQPVLLSVEGEAGGDWVLGSDAEPIAAELVLEATDFLLLIGGRQDVDEIARGQAGDAAASQRLLETATSLAWL; this is translated from the coding sequence ATGGGCGCGGGAGGCAGGAGCGGCCGGGGTGGCCGGGGCGGCGCGGGTGGTTCGGGCGGTCCGGGAGGTACCGGCGGGCCGGGGGACGCGGGCGGGACGGGCGGTACGGGTGGGAGGAGCGGCGGGCCGGGGGAGCCGGACGACCCCGCCGGCCTCGGTGAGCCCGGCGGAGCGGACGGCCCGTCCGCGGTGCACGAGGAGATCAGCGCGCTGCTCGCGGCCTGGGCGCTCGGCGCCGACATGCCGGGCGACGACGCGCGGGTCCGCGGCCACCTGCACGACTGCGCCCCCTGCGCGGCCGAAGCGCGGCGGCTGCGGGAGACCGCACGGCTGCTGGACGAACCGGCACCCGGCGGGACGGGCCGCGGCGCCGGGCGCAAGGCGAACGCGGGCCTGGCGCGCGGACGGCTGATGGCCGCGGCCCGCGCCGCGCGGCCCGGCCAGGTCCCGCCGGCCGTGCACGCCGCTCCGTACGCGGGCGCGGTGGCCTGCCTGGACGCGCTGCTGCGGGAACTGGACCAGGCACCGGAACGCTGGGGCACCCCGGTCGTGCACGACTGGGACGTCCAGGGCACCGTCGCCCACCTGGTCGCGGCCGACGAGGTGCTGGCCGAACGGCTCGGCCTGGCGCCGGTGACGGAGGCGGGCACGGGCCTGGGGCCGGTGCCGGGGGCGCGGCCACCCGAGGGATACGGGCCGGAGGCCGGTACGGACCCCGACGCGCTGTCCGCCGGACGGGCGGCCGGTGCGCGCGCCCCCTGGGAGGTGCGCTGGGCGGCCCGTACGCACGAGGTGGTGACGTACGAACACACCCGGCCGCCCGCCGAGACCCGGGAGGCGTGGCGGACCCAGGCACACGGGCTGCTCGCGCTGCCCGAGGCGGGCGACGAGCAGCTCGCCGCCATGGCCACGACGCTGATGGGGCTGCGGCTGCCGGTCGCCGACCACTACGTGATCCGCGCCTTCGAGACCTGGGTGCACACCCGGGACATCGGGCGGGCGCTGGGCCGTACCGTGCCGCCGCCGCTGCCGGAGCACCTCCAGCGCTTCCTGGGGCTGGCGGTACGCGTCCTGGACCTGGCGCTGGGACCGGACGCGCAGCCGGTGCTGCTGTCGGTGGAGGGTGAGGCGGGCGGCGACTGGGTGCTCGGCTCGGACGCCGAGCCGATCGCCGCCGAACTGGTCCTGGAGGCCACCGACTTCCTCCTGCTCATCGGCGGCCGGCAGGACGTGGACGAGATCGCGCGCGGCCAGGCGGGCGACGCGGCCGCCTCGCAGCGGCTGCTGGAGACGGCCACGTCGCTGGCCTGGCTCTGA
- the thpD gene encoding ectoine hydroxylase: MTTAPERTADLYPTRGTTEVMTPRQDPVVWSQPGTEGPFQPAELSDFERDGFFAIGELLTAEEVAVYRAELDRLVNDPAMRADDRSIVEPKSQEIRSVFEVHKISEVFAKLVSDPRVVGRARQILGSDVYVHQSRINVKPGFGASGFYWHSDFETWHAEDGLPNMRTVSVSIALTENYDTNGGLMIMPGSHRHFLGCAGATPRDNYKKSLQMQDAGTPSDEALTKLADAHGIKLFTGKAGSATWFDCNCMHGSGDNITPYPRSNVFIVFNSVENTAVEPFAAPVRRPEYIGARDFTPVK; this comes from the coding sequence GGTGATGACCCCGCGGCAGGACCCGGTGGTGTGGTCGCAGCCCGGCACGGAGGGGCCTTTCCAGCCGGCCGAGCTGAGCGACTTCGAACGCGACGGTTTCTTTGCCATCGGGGAACTGCTGACGGCGGAAGAGGTCGCGGTGTACCGCGCCGAACTGGACCGGCTGGTCAACGACCCGGCGATGCGGGCGGACGACCGCTCCATCGTCGAGCCGAAGTCCCAGGAGATCCGGTCCGTCTTCGAGGTGCACAAGATCAGCGAGGTGTTCGCCAAGCTGGTCTCCGACCCGCGCGTGGTGGGACGCGCCCGGCAGATCCTGGGCTCGGACGTGTACGTCCATCAGTCGAGGATCAACGTCAAGCCGGGCTTCGGCGCCTCCGGGTTCTACTGGCACTCCGACTTCGAGACCTGGCACGCCGAGGACGGCCTGCCGAACATGCGGACCGTGTCGGTCTCGATCGCGCTGACGGAGAACTACGACACCAACGGCGGCCTGATGATCATGCCGGGTTCGCACCGGCACTTCCTCGGGTGCGCCGGTGCGACGCCGCGGGACAACTACAAGAAGTCGCTGCAGATGCAGGACGCGGGCACGCCCTCGGACGAGGCGCTGACCAAGCTGGCCGACGCGCACGGCATCAAGCTGTTCACCGGCAAGGCCGGTTCGGCCACCTGGTTCGACTGCAACTGCATGCACGGTTCCGGCGACAACATCACGCCGTACCCGCGCAGCAACGTCTTCATCGTGTTCAACAGCGTGGAGAACACCGCGGTGGAGCCCTTCGCGGCGCCGGTCCGGCGCCCGGAGTACATCGGCGCACGTGACTTCACCCCGGTGAAGTAA